The Lycium barbarum isolate Lr01 chromosome 10, ASM1917538v2, whole genome shotgun sequence genome includes a region encoding these proteins:
- the LOC132613418 gene encoding uncharacterized protein LOC132613418, with protein sequence MDVNNRRALARSRARARAGAKRAESTATAGVFAGAPAGVAAGHAAGAIEYVDWRTQLAPDSRQRIINKIMETLSRHLPVYEQEGLQELEMIAVRFEETIYANAISQQDYLRKISLKMLTLEEKPQNPMTNSLHPYPANSGWNGHGPVMTMGATTYETTSGPEVSDKEQSTEEEGGDVSKEDSVEEVVVTKEQNYVVGHKENVKVGESEISCGLSSGAKLDERLSQVEERLEKMEAHSEKVETLLVDINEKLNHLVQMQDVEVSRDIKRPAKYMSSSWTGNGRQKRKHRVAEMIRQSCKHRRLGKGAIGK encoded by the exons ATGGATGTGAATAATCGAAGGGCTCTGGCTCGGTCCCGGGCTCGGGCTAGGGCTGGGGCTAAACGGGCTGAAAGTACCGCCACCGCCGGAGTTTTCGCCGGAGCTCCTGCTGGAGTTGCCGCCGGACATGCTGCCGGAGCTATAGAATATGTTGATTGGCGGACTCAACTTGCACCAGATAGTCGTCAAAGGATTATCAACAAGAT AATGGAGACCTTAAGCAGGCATCTTCCTGTCTATGAGCAAGAAGGATTACAGGAGCTTGAGATGATTGCAGTGCGGTTTGAGGAAACGATCTATGCTAATGCAATAAGTCAA CAAGATTATCTGCGGAAAATATCTTTAAAGATGCTGACCTTGGAGGAAAAACCTCAAAATCCTATGACCAATTCTCTACATCCCTATCCTGCAAATAGTGGTTGGAATGGCCATGGCCCAG TGATGACGATGGGAGCTACTACCTATGAAACTACTTCTGGGCCGGAGGTGAGTGACAAGGAGCAATCAACAGAAGAGGAAGGTGGGGACGTGTCAAAGGAAGATAGTGTAGAGGAGGTGGTGGTTACAAAAGAGCAAAACTATGTTGTTGGACACAAAGAGAATGTCAAAGTTGGGGAAAGTGAG ATCTCTTGTGGATTGAGTTCTGGTGCTAAACTTGATGAGCGTTTATCGCAAGTTGAGGAACGATTGGAGAAAATGGAGGCTCATTCGGAAAAGGTGGAGACATTGTTGGTTGATATTAATGAAAAATTGAATCATTTAGTGCAGATGCAGGATGTTGAAGTTTCTAGGGACATTAAACGTCCAGCTAAGTACATGAGCTCCTCATGGACCGGTAATGGTCGACAAAAGAGGAAACATAGAGTAGCTGAGATGATAAGGCAGTCGTGCAAGCATCGACGATTGGGAAAAGGTGCAATAGGGAAGTAG